The following are encoded together in the Microtus pennsylvanicus isolate mMicPen1 chromosome 8, mMicPen1.hap1, whole genome shotgun sequence genome:
- the St3gal5 gene encoding lactosylceramide alpha-2,3-sialyltransferase isoform X2, whose product MPTEFPSVKLRSDCSRTSLQWYTRTQNKMRRPSVLLKDILKCTLVVFAVWLLYNLKLSHTAEECDMKRMDYVDPDHIKRAQRYAQQVLQKECRPRFAKKAMAQLFEHRYSMNLEPFVQKVPRASEAELKYDPPFGFRKFSSKVQSLLDLLPERDFPEHLRAKHCQRCVVIGNGGILHGLELGHALNQFDVVIRLNSAPIEGYSEHVGNKTTIRMTYPEGAPLSEVEYCANDLFVTVLFKSVDFKWLQAMIKNETLPFWVRLFFWKQVAEKIPLQAKHFRILNPLIIKETAFDILQYSEPQLRFWGQDKNIPTIGVIAIVLATHLCDEVSLAGFGYDLSRPRIPLHYFDSQCMGAMNFQAMHNVTTETKFLLKLIKEGVVKDLSGGIHREF is encoded by the exons aTGCCAACTGAGTTCCCCTCTGTAAAGCTGAGAAGCGATTGCTCAAGGACCTCCCTGCAATGGTACACCCGAACCCAGAACAAGATGAGAAGACCCAGCGTGTTATTAAAAGACATTCTCAA GTGTACATTGGTTGTGTTTGCAGTGTGGCTCCTCTACAACCTCAAGCTGAGTCACACTGCTGAAGAGTGTGACATGAAAAGAATGGACTACGTGGACCCTGACCACATAAAG AGAGCTCAGAGATACGCCCAGCAAGTCTTACAGAAGGAATGCCGGCCCAGGTTCGCGAAGAAAGCCATGGCTCAGTTATTTGAGCACAGGTACAGCATGAACTTGGAGCCCTTTGTGCAGAAGGTTCCCAGGGCCAGTGAAGCCGAGCTCAAGTATGACCCTCCTTTTGGATTCCGGAAGTTCTCCAGTAAAGTCCAGAGCCTCTTGGATTTGCTGCCTGAGCGTGACTTTCCTGAACACTTGAGAGCCAAGCACTGTCAGCGCTGCGTGGTTATTGGGAACGGGGGCATCCTCCATGGACTAGAGCTGGGCCATGCCCTCAACCAGTTTGATGTGGTGATAAG GTTAAACAGTGCACCAATTGAGGGTTATTCTGAACACGTTGGAAACAAAACCACCATAAGGATGACCTACCCAGAGGGCGCCCCGCTGTCGGAGGTGGAGTACTGCGCCAATGACTTGTTTGTTACCGTTTTATTCAAGAGTGTTGATTTCAAGTGGCTTCAAGCGATGATAAAAAATGAAACCCTG CCATTTTGGGTTCGGCTCTTCTTTTGGAAGCAGGTGGCAGAAAAAATCCCACTCCAGGCCAAACACTTCAGGATTTTGAACCCACTTATCatcaaagaaactgcctttgacATCCTTCAGTACTCggagcctcagctgagattcTGGGGCCAAGACAAG AACATCCCCACCATCGGTGTCATTGCCATCGTCTTAGCCACACATCTGTGTGATGAGGTCAGCTTGGCAGGTTTTGGATATGACCTCAGTCGGCCCAGGATCCCTCTGCATTACTTCGACAGCCAGTGCATGGGCGCCATGAACTTTCAAGCCATGCACAATGTGACCACAGAGACCAAGTTCCTCCTGAAGTTGATCAAGGAGGGTGTGGTGAAGGACCTCAGTGGGGGCATCCATCGTGAATTTTGA
- the St3gal5 gene encoding lactosylceramide alpha-2,3-sialyltransferase isoform X1: MRPEATGGAERRPQKPRSQAAAPACRGMPTEFPSVKLRSDCSRTSLQWYTRTQNKMRRPSVLLKDILKCTLVVFAVWLLYNLKLSHTAEECDMKRMDYVDPDHIKRAQRYAQQVLQKECRPRFAKKAMAQLFEHRYSMNLEPFVQKVPRASEAELKYDPPFGFRKFSSKVQSLLDLLPERDFPEHLRAKHCQRCVVIGNGGILHGLELGHALNQFDVVIRLNSAPIEGYSEHVGNKTTIRMTYPEGAPLSEVEYCANDLFVTVLFKSVDFKWLQAMIKNETLPFWVRLFFWKQVAEKIPLQAKHFRILNPLIIKETAFDILQYSEPQLRFWGQDKNIPTIGVIAIVLATHLCDEVSLAGFGYDLSRPRIPLHYFDSQCMGAMNFQAMHNVTTETKFLLKLIKEGVVKDLSGGIHREF; encoded by the exons gaaTGCCAACTGAGTTCCCCTCTGTAAAGCTGAGAAGCGATTGCTCAAGGACCTCCCTGCAATGGTACACCCGAACCCAGAACAAGATGAGAAGACCCAGCGTGTTATTAAAAGACATTCTCAA GTGTACATTGGTTGTGTTTGCAGTGTGGCTCCTCTACAACCTCAAGCTGAGTCACACTGCTGAAGAGTGTGACATGAAAAGAATGGACTACGTGGACCCTGACCACATAAAG AGAGCTCAGAGATACGCCCAGCAAGTCTTACAGAAGGAATGCCGGCCCAGGTTCGCGAAGAAAGCCATGGCTCAGTTATTTGAGCACAGGTACAGCATGAACTTGGAGCCCTTTGTGCAGAAGGTTCCCAGGGCCAGTGAAGCCGAGCTCAAGTATGACCCTCCTTTTGGATTCCGGAAGTTCTCCAGTAAAGTCCAGAGCCTCTTGGATTTGCTGCCTGAGCGTGACTTTCCTGAACACTTGAGAGCCAAGCACTGTCAGCGCTGCGTGGTTATTGGGAACGGGGGCATCCTCCATGGACTAGAGCTGGGCCATGCCCTCAACCAGTTTGATGTGGTGATAAG GTTAAACAGTGCACCAATTGAGGGTTATTCTGAACACGTTGGAAACAAAACCACCATAAGGATGACCTACCCAGAGGGCGCCCCGCTGTCGGAGGTGGAGTACTGCGCCAATGACTTGTTTGTTACCGTTTTATTCAAGAGTGTTGATTTCAAGTGGCTTCAAGCGATGATAAAAAATGAAACCCTG CCATTTTGGGTTCGGCTCTTCTTTTGGAAGCAGGTGGCAGAAAAAATCCCACTCCAGGCCAAACACTTCAGGATTTTGAACCCACTTATCatcaaagaaactgcctttgacATCCTTCAGTACTCggagcctcagctgagattcTGGGGCCAAGACAAG AACATCCCCACCATCGGTGTCATTGCCATCGTCTTAGCCACACATCTGTGTGATGAGGTCAGCTTGGCAGGTTTTGGATATGACCTCAGTCGGCCCAGGATCCCTCTGCATTACTTCGACAGCCAGTGCATGGGCGCCATGAACTTTCAAGCCATGCACAATGTGACCACAGAGACCAAGTTCCTCCTGAAGTTGATCAAGGAGGGTGTGGTGAAGGACCTCAGTGGGGGCATCCATCGTGAATTTTGA
- the St3gal5 gene encoding lactosylceramide alpha-2,3-sialyltransferase isoform X3 translates to MTYPEGAPLSEVEYCANDLFVTVLFKSVDFKWLQAMIKNETLPFWVRLFFWKQVAEKIPLQAKHFRILNPLIIKETAFDILQYSEPQLRFWGQDKNIPTIGVIAIVLATHLCDEVSLAGFGYDLSRPRIPLHYFDSQCMGAMNFQAMHNVTTETKFLLKLIKEGVVKDLSGGIHREF, encoded by the exons ATGACCTACCCAGAGGGCGCCCCGCTGTCGGAGGTGGAGTACTGCGCCAATGACTTGTTTGTTACCGTTTTATTCAAGAGTGTTGATTTCAAGTGGCTTCAAGCGATGATAAAAAATGAAACCCTG CCATTTTGGGTTCGGCTCTTCTTTTGGAAGCAGGTGGCAGAAAAAATCCCACTCCAGGCCAAACACTTCAGGATTTTGAACCCACTTATCatcaaagaaactgcctttgacATCCTTCAGTACTCggagcctcagctgagattcTGGGGCCAAGACAAG AACATCCCCACCATCGGTGTCATTGCCATCGTCTTAGCCACACATCTGTGTGATGAGGTCAGCTTGGCAGGTTTTGGATATGACCTCAGTCGGCCCAGGATCCCTCTGCATTACTTCGACAGCCAGTGCATGGGCGCCATGAACTTTCAAGCCATGCACAATGTGACCACAGAGACCAAGTTCCTCCTGAAGTTGATCAAGGAGGGTGTGGTGAAGGACCTCAGTGGGGGCATCCATCGTGAATTTTGA